One Littorina saxatilis isolate snail1 linkage group LG14, US_GU_Lsax_2.0, whole genome shotgun sequence genomic region harbors:
- the LOC138946616 gene encoding uncharacterized protein, whose amino-acid sequence MMEVEEDRSEMEEEVEEAFMRSDEEDDDDAKDTTYDGEVILKERRKRRRHWDRVERWWYHAGDGDDSDTDTDQSASDSVSAPPTPPAAAPPTPSATAAAPPAAAPPTAAAPPAAAPPAPKGEGKKSRKPVCPVCGEFRHKMKIHFVSKHNYPEHTAKRWWVQKPCADPENRRRPCPICHETLHLPSHLRKFHKLHPQSDEYKQALGLGLKKTEETSQQGAVTCPLLEAYHTFKCGTSRKEATLEQYRNYSGTLISKLAPNGTEAMLTVTEQNPTPALKVIHDLRAFFAANTLTASTMCNYVRALVDFFKFTQANPPQHWAPAREQALRSVLFNLKQEKDGFEKEKKRAARKAKATLRQRLPTKKINTNNFRAELDSILGKAPGLDYWKALAQTGSQKAISTVRRMESVSAEADQVAVKVKRHKLAKQKGPLEALATQHQRLSFFIWCLTSFSTTEVISRRGKGVRWEAPQAMVIQHQRLCSYSTKGYGHTAPKAMFIQHHRLCSYSTKGYVDTAPKAIKERAYWRDDSMLLSVAVKPCPTPEDPMTPAEQERLCQIHQDGNDTIRLQGGPVQQRPDGVWALGHFPKGAL is encoded by the exons ATGATGGAGGTGGAGGAAGATAGATCCGagatggaggaggaggtggaggaagCCTTCATGCGGTCCgacgaagaagatgatgatgatgccaaGG ACACTACCTACGATGGTGAGGTCATCCTCAAAGAACGAAGGAAGAGGAGGCGCCACTGGGACCGGGTGGAGAGGTGGTGGTATCATG CCGGTGACGGCGatgacagtgacactgacactgaccaGTCCGCGTCGGACAGCGTGAGtgcaccaccaacaccaccggCTGCAGCACCACCAACACCATCGGCGACAGCAGCAGCACCACCGGCAGCAGCACCACCGAcagcagcagcaccaccagCAGCAGCACCACCGGCACCCAAGGGGGAGGGTAAAAA atcACGGAAGCCCGTGTGCCCAGTGTGCGGGGAGTTTCGGCACAAGATGAAGATCCATTTTGTGTCAAAACACAACTACCCTGAGCACACAGCGAAGAGGTGGTGGGTTCAAAAACCGTGTGCAGACCCTGAG AACAGGAGAAGGCCGTGCCCCATCTGCCACGAGACCCTCCACCTCCCTTCCCACCTTCGCAAGTTCCACAAGTTGCACCCCCAAAGTGATGAATACAAACAAGCACTGGGGCTGGGGCTAAAAAAAACCGAGGAGACCAGCCAGCAAGGTGCAGTGACGTGTCCTCTCCTTGAGGCTTACCACACCTTCAAGTGTGGAACCTCAAGGAAGGAGGCGACACTGGAGCAGTACCGGAACTATTCCGGTACACTCATTTCGAAGCTGGCTCCTAATGGAACTGAAGCCATGCTGACG GTCACTGAACAAAACCCCACCCCGGCGTTGAAGGTCATTCATGACCTTCGGGCCTTTTTCGCCGCCAACACATTGACCGCCAGCACTATGTGCAATTACGTCAGAGCTCTTGTG gaCTTCTTCAAGTTCACCCAAGCAAACCCGCCGCAACACTGGGCACCAGCAAGGGAACAGGCGCTGCGGTCGGTTCTGTTCAATCTGAAGCAAGAGAA AGACGGATtcgaaaaagaaaagaagagagccGCGAGGAAAGCCAAGGCCACCCTCCGCCAACGCCTGCCcaccaaaaaaataaacaccAACAACTTCAGGGCTGAGTTGGACAGCATCTTGGGCAAGGCACCCGGACTTGACTACTGGAAGGCCCTTGCGCAAACTGGATCCCAGAAGGCCATTTCGACCGTCCGTAGGATGGAGTCAGTTTCAGCGGAAGCTGACCAGGTGGCAGTGAAG GTAAAAAGACACAAACTGGCCAAGCAGAAGGGGCCCCTGGAGGCCCTTGCAACACAGCACCaaaggctttctttctttatttggtgtttaacgtcgttttcaaccacggaggttatatcgcgacgagggaaaggggtgAGATGGgaagcaccacaggctatggtCATACAGCACCAAAGGCTATGTTCATACAGCACCAAAGGCTATGGTCATACAGCACCAAAGGCTATGttcatacagcaccacaggctatgttcatacagcaccaaaggctatgttgatacagcaccaaaggctat CAAAGAGCGTGCTTACTGGAGAGATGACAGCATGCTCCTAAGCGTAGCCGTCAAACCGTGTCCGACACCGGAGGATCCTATGACGCCGGCCGAGCAGGAGAGGCTGTGCCAAATT CATCAAGATGGCAACGACACCATACGTCTACAAGGAGGCCCCGTGCAACAGCGGCCTGACGGCGTCTGGGCCCTGGGACATTTCCCGAAGGGCGCTCTATAA
- the LOC138946617 gene encoding uncharacterized protein — MCCRYISCVRPVICPEAGTGDDDPVFITSGQKGLSSYQVGRVSQKLQQCKLTQARKVVTTAQMEKPELVRQKVNALLSHSDSVSELHYTAPTSSRSRQEAFNMLAREHFPPPPPLAGAEAAARAAAEAAARAAAEAAAPAARPAARPAVGVHWQRVVANAVLADDSIEFAGMCILISYEMLLCISYPLP, encoded by the exons ATGTGCTGCAGATACATCTCATGTGTGCGGCCAGTCATCTGCCCTGAGGCTGGAACAGGGGACGATGACCCCGTCTTCATCACATCAGGACAGAAGGGGTTGTCGTCCTACCAGGTGGGGCGGGTGAGCCAGAAACTGCAGCAGTGCAAGCTGACACAAGCCCGAAAGGTGGTGACGACAGCG CAAATGGAGAAGCCAGAATTGGTCCGCCAAAAAGTGAACGCGCTGTTGTCCCACTCGGACAGTGTCAGCGAGCTGCACTATACAGCGCCAACCTCCAGCCGGTCCCGGCAAGAGGCCTTCAACATGCTGGCACGGGAGCACTTT CCACCGCCACCGCCTCTTGCTGGAGCTGAAGCTGCTGCTCGAGCTGCCGCTGAAGCTGCTGCTCGAGCTGCCGCTGAAGCTGCTGCCCCTGCTGCTCGCCCTGCTGCTCGCCCTGCTGTGGGTGTACACTGGCAGCGGGTTGTTGCCAACGCTGTGCTGGCAGACGACAGCATTGAGTTTGCAGGTATGTGCATCCTCATTTCGTATGAAATGTTATTGTGCATTAGTTATCCCCTTCCCTga
- the LOC138947839 gene encoding uncharacterized protein, whose amino-acid sequence MSDHLRKIHGWDSAKARVWHRNPSMKSGAPVAETQYRKCPQCGEVRRNLPQHLGMDGSHKLYGLDYWRALAQTGSQKAISTVRRMESVSAATIMGVSGLWDRFSQYLCSKYSGSTLAAYKQAKSLLLRLDPELDVQRMFTVTPSRPNPVAAIEQETLQQMKGFSAANVVNKMRSVIIFFRFLLTREVSLCERMGILSSLTALITNLTEQKADFEKRKKTRARELVSRIRTDAQPQADPTLWRSRFDHCLKYRNSPWVNHPMRQVWSTEARDHAMMLFSVFNFSRVMEIRCFTLGEFRQRVATVEADQVAVMVKKHKLAKQKGPLEMFLFREDADRILQ is encoded by the exons ATGTCGGACCACCTCCGTAAAATTCATGGGTGGGATTCCGCAAAAGCCCGTGTGTGGCACCGGAACCCATCCATGAAGAGCGGGGCACCCGTGGCTGAAACCCAA tATCGAAAGTGCCCACAGTGTGGGGAAGTCCGTCGGAACCTTCCCCAGCACTTGGGCATGGACGGTAGCCACAAGCTCTACGGACTCGACTATTGGAGGGCCCTTGCCCAAACTGGGTCCCAGAAGGCCATTTCGACCGTCCGAAGGATGGAGTCAGTATCAGCGGCAACCATTATGG GTGTCAGTGGCCTCTGGGACCGGTTTTCACAGTACTTGTGCAGCAAGTACAGCGGGTCCACGCTGGCGGCGTACAAACAGGCGAAGAGCCTGCTGCTTCGCCTGGACCCAGAGCTGGATGTGCAGCGCATGTTTACTGTG ACTCCAAGTCGTCCGAACCCTGTTGCTGCCATAGAACAGGAGACGTTGCAGCAGATGAAGGGTTTCTCTGCTGCAAATGTGGTGAACAAAATGCGGTCCGTGATT ATCTTCTTTCGCTTCCTCCTCACGAGGGAAGTCTCACTGTGTGAGAGGATGGGCATTCTTTCGTCGCTCACTGCCCTCATCACCAACCTCACCGAACAGAA AGCCGATTTCGAGAAGCGAAAGAAGACGCGGGCCAGAGAGCTGGTTAGCAGGATCAGAACCGACGCACAGCCACAGGCAGATCCGACACTGTGGCGGTCGCGTTTTGATCACTGCCTCAAATACAGAAACTCCCCCTGGGTGAACCATCCCATGAGGCAGGTGTGGAGCACGGAGGCCAGAGATCACGCGATGATGCTGTTCTCCGTGTTTAACTTTTCGCGCGTCATGGAGATACGGTGCTTCACCCTGGGGGAGTTTCGCCAGCGGGTCGCCACTGTGGAAGCCGACCAGGTGGCAGTGATG GTCAAAAAACACAAACTGGCCAAACAGAAGGGGCCCCTGGAGATGTTCCTCTTCAGGGAGGATGCTGACCGCATTTTGCAGTAA